The genome window GTCAGCGCAATGGCCGGCGGAATGCTGTCCACCTTCAGCGCCAGCACTGGTGTTTCATTGATATTGCCGGCGTTGTCCACGGCTTTGAATTGATACCTATACACGCCGTCGGTGAAGGATAACGGCGCGCTGTATGTCGTCCATGCGCCGCCGTCGGCGCTCACTTCAAAGGATGCCAGCCCGGAGGTCGCATCCGTGGCCGCAGCGGTGAGGCTGGTTCGGGTCGTGTGCCAGCCATTCGTCCCGCTCGAGCCGTTGATTTGCAGATCGATATCCGGAGATATCGTGTCCACTTGGGCGCTGAGGCTTCCCATCCGCGAGCTGTCGCCCCAGGAGGAGAGCGCCCAATATTCAAAGTTGTTTTCGCCTTCCAGCAGTGGAACTTGACAACTGGTTTGAAATTCTGGGCAAGCAAAGATTTCGGTATTGCGTGCGCCTTCGATCAATAAAATCTGATGCCCTGATAGCGGCTCGTTGGCTGTTAGTTCAAGTTGAGGAGCTGTCACGCACCAGCCGTTTTGCAGGGTGCAGTTTTGTAATGTGCCGGTAATCGTCGCTTCGGGATGCGTGAGGGTCGTGTAGCGTACGCTGTATTCCTGTCCCCATTGGGTGCGGCCGTCATTCCATGACTCGCAATCTCCCGGGTAGTTTGCATACGCCTGCCAGGGCTTGCTCTCGTTACTGCATGACCAGTCGTCCACGCGGTGGTAGCGGTAATCCCCCTTGGCCGCCACATACATGCATTCCCACAAGACCACCTTGCACTCCTCCACAGCGGTGGTGACGGTTCTATCCGGTCCCAGGTAGTCCGCGAGGACAGGCGTGGAAAATCCAAGTAATAGAATGATCAGTATGACAAGAAGATGGCTTTTCCTGAACCGCAGCATGCCGCACCTGTTGGTTCCATTGTACAGACAAGACCACGGCAATTCAAGTAGGATACGATTTTTTAAGGTTGGGAATTCCGCAGGTTTTACCCGCGCTTCAACATATCGTCGGTCACCTGGTCGAGGCGCAGGCTGATGATCTGGCTGACCGAGTCGCGTCCCATCGTCACGCCGTAGATCACGTCCGCGGCCTGCACGGTATTGCGGTTGTGGGTGATGATGATGAACTGCGTATCCTTGCTTAAATCCACAAGCAAATCTCTAAAACGACCTACATTGGCTTCATCCAACATTGCATCCACTTCGTCCATCACACACACAGGCGTTGGTGAAACTTTTAGCAAGGCAAACACCAATGCAATCGCAGTCAGGCTCCGTTCCCCGCCGGAGAGCAGGGCCAGTCCCTGCTCGCGGCGGCCGGGCAGGCGCGCTTCGATCTCGATGCCCGTCTCCACAAGGTTCTCGGGGTCGGTCAATGCCAGGCGCGCCGAGCCGCCGCCAAACAGCCGCACGAAGGTCTCGCGGAACTGTTTGTCCACGGCATCGAAGGTGCGCACGAATTCCCGTTTGGTCACCTCATCCAGCTCGGCGACCACCTGCTTCAAGTCCGCTTCGGCTTTGTGCAGGTCATCCACCTGGGTCTTCATGAACTCGTAGCGTTCCTTTTCCTGGTCGTATTCCTGTTTTGCATCCGGGTTGATCGGACCCATGCGGCGCAATTGTGCGCGGAAATGGGTCAATTGCTCTTCGATCTCAGGCGCAAGTTCGGTCACAACGGGCAGCTGCTCCACCATGCCGTCCAATGGCAGGGGCACAGGACCCGAAACCTCCGCCGCGTAGTCGAACATCACCAGACCAAAGTCATCGGTGATCTTCTGGCGCAGGTTATCCAATGCTTCGTGCTTGCGCGTCTGCTCCAGCTGCAACTGTCCATGCGAGCGCTCGGTATTGGCAAAGATCCTTTGCACGTTATTTTCCGCCTCCTGTAAACGCAACTCCTCCTGCTCTGCCATTTCGAGGTCTTTTTCGGCCGGTTCGATCTGAACCCGCATGGCTTCGATCTGCGCATGCAGGCCGGATTCACGCCCGCGCAAATCCGCTTTTTCCCGGTCCAGCTGGGTCAGGGATCCCTCGGCTTCCTGCAAACGCGAAGCCAGTTCCACGCGGCGCACGTCCAAACGCGTGATCTCCTTCCCGCGTTCCTCCTTCTTCGCCAGTGCCGCGCCCACGCTCTGCTCCGCCACCGCCGCGCGCGTGCTCCAATACGAAGCCTGTTCCTGCAATTCGTCCGCGGAAACCTGCTTCAACCTCGCGCTGACCTCCTTCAAGCGGTCCTGCGCCACGGAGGAACGCGCTTCCACTTCCATTTGTGATTCATTCAATTTATTCTGGATGGAGGCAGATTCAGACGCCTCGGCTTCCAGCTGTATCAACTGGTTTTTCTGCCACTCCAACTGACGCGCCATCGATTCATACTCAAGCCCGGCCTGCTGTTCGGTCTCCTGAACTTCACCCAACCTGACGCGGGCTTCGCGCGCATCCATCTCGGCTTGCGCCAGTCCACGCTGCGCCGCCGCCAGTTGATTGGATAACCGTTCGACAGAATCATTGGAATCGGCAAGGCGGGCAAGCAGTCCGCTCAGCGTGGATTCAAATTCCCGTTTTTGGCGCGACCTGCCCAGGGTCGAGGAGGAGGCGGTCTTGCCGGCGATGACCAGGCCGTCGCCGCGGAAGACCTCCCCGCGCAGGGTCACCGCGCGCGCGTGAGCCGGCAGATCCCTGACGAGCCTGCGGGCTGTCGAACGATCCCGCACAATCAGGGTCTGGCCCAGCATCAACTTCACTGCGCCGCGCACCTCGTCAGGCACCCTGACAAGTTCGGAGGCCACGCCGAGGCAGTTTTCATCGTCCGGCTTGTGTAGCAGCATGGAATTTCGTTCGTCCAGCGGCAGCAACGCCGCGCGGCCCGCGTCATCGGACTCAAGCAGGCTTAACGCCTCCTCAAGTTGATCCGCATCCAGCAGCACCGCATCGAGGGTATCGCCCAGAGCGGCGGCGATGGCAACTTCAAGCTCGGCCGGCACATCCAGCGCGGCGCTCAGCGCTCCGCGCGCGCCGGATAGTTTGGACTGGCGGGCGGCATCCAACAAGTAACGCGCACCTTCCGCATAACCCGCCAGCGATTGCTCGGATTGTTCGAGCACCTCGATCTGGGCTTTCAGGCGCGAATGACTGGCTTCCTCATGTGCGCGGCGTTCCAACGCATCCCGGCGGGCGCCTTCCATGGAATCTGCTTCATTTCTTTTGGCAGAAACTTTTTCTTCGGCATCCTGCAGGGCAAGCACCGCCTGCTCGCGCGCCCTGCCCGCGGATTCATACTGCGCCTTTGCCTTTTCCGTGAGATTCTCCGCATTGGCGATGGAATGTTTGGTTTGTTCGATCTTCTGGGTCTGTGATTCAATGCGCGATTTCAACTCGTCCAGACGCGCATTGTTTTCGGCGCGCTGCCGGCTGAGCGATTCGATCTGGTCCCTGGCGGCAGCCAGTTCTTCTTCGAGGCTGGTGCGTTCACCCACGCGCGCCTGCAGGGCGTTTTGCGCATTTTCATAGTGTGTCTTTGCCTCTTCATACCCGGCTTGTATGCGGGCGAGTTCCTGCCCGGCCTCGTCGTAGCGTTCATTGGCGAGGTGCAGTTCATCCATGACCAGTTCCTGGTCGGAAAGGATGGAAGCCTGCGCGGCGGTCAGTGCGCGGCGGCGTTCCTCGAGCACAGCCAGTTCGCGGCTGATGGATTCACGCCGGGTATGCAGTTCGGCGGACTGGCGATGCCATCCATTTAACCGCGCGCGCAGATCAGACAGGCGTTCGCGGAAGGATGCATATGCCGCCTGCGCCTTCTCGTGAGCCTCACGCGCCTCGTGCACGCGCTTTTCCTGCGTGCGCACCGTTTCACGGATATCGGTCAGATCGCGCTGGGCGCGGTGCCAATGAAATCCATACCATTCGCGCAGGACCATCTTCATATCGGCCTGGGCGCGGGAGAAATCGATCGCACGTTTTGCCTGGCGTTCCAGGCTCTTGATGCGCGGTTCGAGTTCCGCCATGATATCCAGCACGCGCTCAAGATTCCGCCTGGTGTTATCGAGGCGTTTCAAGGCGTCGTCACGGCGGGCGCGGTACAAGCCGACGCCTGCGGCTTCTTCAAATAGGCGGCGGCGGTCATCGGCTTTCAGCGCCAGCGAGGCGTCCACGAGTCCCTGCCCGAGGATGGTGTAGGTGCGCTCGCTCAAGCCTGCCTGCGCGAGCAGTTCGTTCATCTCACGCAGGCGGACGTGCTGTCCATTGATCAGGTACTCGTTGCGCCCGTCACGATGTGCGTAACGCGCCATGGCAACTTCCGAAAAGTCGAGCGGCAGCCATTGCTCGGTATTGTCAAAGGTGATGGTGGCATGCGCCATGCCTGCCCGCGCGCGCTGTTCGGAACCGGAGAAGATCATGTCTTCGGTCTTCTTGCCGCGCAGGAGCAGGTAGGATTGCTCGCCCAACACCCAGCGCAGGGAATCAGCGATATTCGATTTGCCCGAACCGTTGGGACCGACAATGGCTGTAATTCCGCCCGCGAACTCAAACAGCGTGCGCGAAGCGAAGGTTTTATATCCTTGCAGTTCAAGTGATTTCAGACGAAGAGGCATATTCCCAGTTTTCGAGGTTAACTTTTGAAATGTTTCAGCGCATCCCTGGCGGCGGCCTGTTCGGCGGCGTTCTTGCTCGAACCCGTGCCGCGTCCCTTGACTTCGCCGGCTACCTCCACCTCCACTTCAAAGATGCGGGCGTGGTCCGGTCCGCTGGTGGCTATGACGCGGTAATGCGGCATTCCCAGTTTCAGCGATTGCGTGATCTCCTGCAGCTCGCTTTTGGGATCATGGATCTCGTCGAGGACGGTATCCTTCATCCACTCGAGCAGGGGGTAGACAAATCGCTTCACGCTCCCGATACCCGAGTCCATGTACAGGGCGCCGGTCAGCGCCTCGAAGGCGGAACCCAGCAAACTGTCGCGAAGATGGCCGCCCGAGGATTTCTCCCCGCGTCCCAGGCGAAGGGCGCCGCCCAAATCCAGGCGGCGCGCAAAGACTGCCAGTCGTTCGTTCCGCACGAGGGAGGAACGGATCTTGGTCAGGTCGCCCTCCTGCATCTCGGGAAAGCGGTTGAATGCCCACTCCCCTACAATGAAATCGAGCACGGCGTCGCCGAGGAATTCAAGGCGTTCGTTATCCTCCACCGCATCGGAATGTTCGTTGGCATAGGAACGGTGTGTGAGGGCACGCGTCAGCAGGGGGATGTCTGAAAAGGACAGACCCAGCCTTTCGTCAAGGCTGGAGGCGGGCTCCATATCCCGCTTTGATGGATTGGATATCACGGGAACCTCCCGGAACTCCGGGAGCGATATGCCCCCACCTGTAGTTGGGGAATATCGGTCCAGTAGTTCCACTAATATTTGAGCGGGCTGAATTGTAACCTGAATTTTTTGGGAAGGCGATTTTTTAAGATAGAATCGGGGAATTGATCCAAGGAGTCATCATGACCGAAGTGAGCAGCGAGACGCGTTTTTTACACGCCGTCCAATTGGGGCTGGGGGCATGGCAATGGGGAGACCGTGTTGTTTGGGGATATGGGCAAACGCACACTGACAAGGACATCCGAGAGGCGTTTGACGTTTCGCTGAGCAACGGCATCCGCTTTGTGGACACGGCGGAGATCTACGGCTCCGGTCTGTCGGAGAGGCTGCTCGGCGGCTTTTTAAAGGAAACGGACCAACCGATCCTGGTGGCGACGAAATTTTTCCCCTGGCCCTGGAGGCTGGCAAAGGGCTTCCTGCCGCGTGCATTGAAGGGAAGTTTGGAGAGGCTGGGTTTGGAGTCGGTCGACTTGTATCAAATCCATTGGCCCTCGCCCATCATGACCCCTGAGACCATGATGGAGGGCATGGTGGAATGTGTCGAGCGGGGGCTGGCGCGCACGGTGGGTGTCTCGAATTTCGGACAACAGCGGATGTTACGGGCGTATTCCACGCTGGCGCAGCATGGCATTCCACTGGCATCCAACCAGGTTCATTACAGTCTCTTGAGCCGCGAAGTGGAAAAGAACGGCACACTGGCGCGCTGCAAGGAACTTGGCATCCGTTTGATCGCCTACTCCC of Anaerolineales bacterium contains these proteins:
- a CDS encoding aldo/keto reductase, giving the protein MTEVSSETRFLHAVQLGLGAWQWGDRVVWGYGQTHTDKDIREAFDVSLSNGIRFVDTAEIYGSGLSERLLGGFLKETDQPILVATKFFPWPWRLAKGFLPRALKGSLERLGLESVDLYQIHWPSPIMTPETMMEGMVECVERGLARTVGVSNFGQQRMLRAYSTLAQHGIPLASNQVHYSLLSREVEKNGTLARCKELGIRLIAYSPLEKGLLTGKYSTENPPPGMRASQYAELLKKLPPVLKLLQEIGLNHGDKTVSQVALNWVICKGALPIPGAKNLKQAEMNAGGAGWQLTEEQVAKLDEATDDIREYSKKRP
- the rnc gene encoding ribonuclease III, translating into MISNPSKRDMEPASSLDERLGLSFSDIPLLTRALTHRSYANEHSDAVEDNERLEFLGDAVLDFIVGEWAFNRFPEMQEGDLTKIRSSLVRNERLAVFARRLDLGGALRLGRGEKSSGGHLRDSLLGSAFEALTGALYMDSGIGSVKRFVYPLLEWMKDTVLDEIHDPKSELQEITQSLKLGMPHYRVIATSGPDHARIFEVEVEVAGEVKGRGTGSSKNAAEQAAARDALKHFKS
- the smc gene encoding chromosome segregation protein SMC; amino-acid sequence: MPLRLKSLELQGYKTFASRTLFEFAGGITAIVGPNGSGKSNIADSLRWVLGEQSYLLLRGKKTEDMIFSGSEQRARAGMAHATITFDNTEQWLPLDFSEVAMARYAHRDGRNEYLINGQHVRLREMNELLAQAGLSERTYTILGQGLVDASLALKADDRRRLFEEAAGVGLYRARRDDALKRLDNTRRNLERVLDIMAELEPRIKSLERQAKRAIDFSRAQADMKMVLREWYGFHWHRAQRDLTDIRETVRTQEKRVHEAREAHEKAQAAYASFRERLSDLRARLNGWHRQSAELHTRRESISRELAVLEERRRALTAAQASILSDQELVMDELHLANERYDEAGQELARIQAGYEEAKTHYENAQNALQARVGERTSLEEELAAARDQIESLSRQRAENNARLDELKSRIESQTQKIEQTKHSIANAENLTEKAKAQYESAGRAREQAVLALQDAEEKVSAKRNEADSMEGARRDALERRAHEEASHSRLKAQIEVLEQSEQSLAGYAEGARYLLDAARQSKLSGARGALSAALDVPAELEVAIAAALGDTLDAVLLDADQLEEALSLLESDDAGRAALLPLDERNSMLLHKPDDENCLGVASELVRVPDEVRGAVKLMLGQTLIVRDRSTARRLVRDLPAHARAVTLRGEVFRGDGLVIAGKTASSSTLGRSRQKREFESTLSGLLARLADSNDSVERLSNQLAAAQRGLAQAEMDAREARVRLGEVQETEQQAGLEYESMARQLEWQKNQLIQLEAEASESASIQNKLNESQMEVEARSSVAQDRLKEVSARLKQVSADELQEQASYWSTRAAVAEQSVGAALAKKEERGKEITRLDVRRVELASRLQEAEGSLTQLDREKADLRGRESGLHAQIEAMRVQIEPAEKDLEMAEQEELRLQEAENNVQRIFANTERSHGQLQLEQTRKHEALDNLRQKITDDFGLVMFDYAAEVSGPVPLPLDGMVEQLPVVTELAPEIEEQLTHFRAQLRRMGPINPDAKQEYDQEKERYEFMKTQVDDLHKAEADLKQVVAELDEVTKREFVRTFDAVDKQFRETFVRLFGGGSARLALTDPENLVETGIEIEARLPGRREQGLALLSGGERSLTAIALVFALLKVSPTPVCVMDEVDAMLDEANVGRFRDLLVDLSKDTQFIIITHNRNTVQAADVIYGVTMGRDSVSQIISLRLDQVTDDMLKRG